Within the Bacteroidota bacterium genome, the region GAGAGTGGGAGATGATGGAAACAAAAATGGCAGCTAGCGGGAGTAAAACTTTTTTCATGTAAAATGGAATTAGAGTTCAAAGAAAAAGATTTGGGATGAATTCTCCAAATGTTTTATGGAAATATTTTTCCAACATTCAGAACTTTGGGAGTTATTAAAATGTTGAAACCTTATCAGAGTTTCTGCGTATCAGCCTTCGCTCATGTAGTGATTTGTACTACAAAAACCTTTCTCTCCTATCTGAATTATATATCTTTGTTTTATGAAGCGTATTTTATTTTTTGTTCTTTTTATTTCCGTATCACTTCTTTCATTCTCTCAGAGAAACAAGACGGATACATTTAACCTCTTCCAAAAAACCAAAAAAACGCCCCCAAAAGACATAACCAAAGAAATTCAATCTTCTCCCCAAAGTAATCAGGGTTCGGTTTATTATGCAAAACACGGCACAAGTGAGGGAAAGTGCGCTGGCTATTGTTTTCATGAATCCAGCATTGATTCAATCAATACGGTTACTGTAAGTAAATCTTTGCGGGCAGAAAAAAATTATCCGATAAAAACTGACACCGCGCGAACAATACAAACTCAGTGGGATATGTTAATAAGCTCAATTGATATAAGTTCTTTTTTTGCTATGCCAGAAAAAATTGGAAATCCGGGAGGCGATGACGGAACCTCTGAATGGATTGAGATTAATTATGCAGGTAAAATTCATAAGGTTACTTTTGATAGTTCGGGTCCTGATGAATATGAAGGAATAAAGAACTTGTTGAAACTTTTTAAAAAAATAACTGAGAATTAATACACGCTTTGTGTTTGGATTTTATTTATCAATAACAATTTTCTCCACCGCACTCCCCTGTTCAGTTTTGAGTTGCAAGAAATAAATCCCGTCCGGCTGTGCGCTTAAATCAATTTCGGATTTTCCGTTCTGCGTTTTTTGAGAGAGGATTTTTTCTCCTGTAATGTGATAAATAGAAATATCTCCTTTAGTAATTTCAGAATCAAGGATGAATTTTCCAGTTGAAGGATTGGGACGAACAGAAATATTGATTTGATTATTTAATTCGTTAATGCCAATACCGGCAGGGTCGTATTCCCAAAAATCTTTTTTGAAGTTGCCGGTGCTGTCATAGCCCGTTCCTGCAAATCCTTTGTTACCGATAGAGAAACTTACGGCTCCGCTTCTTGCCGTTCCGACAAAGTTTGTTTTTTGAGTCCACGCATTGCCTGCCTGATTCCATTCCCAAAAATCCTTGTAACTCGCATTGTTCCCATCGCTTCCCAACCCAATATATCCCTTCGCGCCAATGGAAAAACCCATCGCGCGAAATCTTGCCGTTCCGCCCAAACTGGCTTTCTGAGTCCATGTGTTGTTTGACTGATCCCATTCCCAAAAATCATTTGTCGGTGCCGCTCCGCCTCCTGTTCCCACATATCCTTTCGTGCCGATGGAAAAACCGACTGCCGCATGTCTGGCTGTGCCGGTGAAGCCGGCTTTTGGAGTCCAAGCGTCAGAAACAGGGTCATACTCCCAAAAGTCCAGAAGATACGCTCCGTCATAACCTGCCCCTATATATCCCTTTGTGCCGATGGAGAAACCGACAGCATCTCTTCTTGCGCCTCCGGGAAAGCTGTTTTTCTGCGTCCATAAATTGGTCGCGGGGTCATACTCCCAAAAATCCTGTTTCAATATTCCGTCATTGCCTGTGCCGATATATCCCTTTGTTCCTATGGAAAAACCTGTCGCCTGCGTTCTTGCTGTGCCGCTGAAATTTGCCTGTTGCGTCCAGACGTTTGTTATCTGATCCCATTCCCAGAAATCGCCTGTGTATCCGCCATCGTATCCTGTTCCGATATATCCTTTGTTGCCGATGGAGAAGGCAATGGCGCTTTGCCTTGTTCCGCCAAAGTCAGATTTTTGCGTCCATGTGCCTTGGGTAAAAGAGGGGTAAGGAAAAAGAAATGATGAAATGAGAAGAAATTTGTAAAATGTTTTCATCGTGTATTATTTTTGAATACTAAGTTTTTTTGTTGTCGTTCCATTTTCGGATGTTAGATGGAGGAAATAAATTCCGTTAGGTTGATTGCTTAAATCAATTTCAGTTTTTCCATTCTGAATTTTTTGAGAGAGAATTATTTCTCCGAGCGTATTGAGAATAATAAGTTCAGATTCCTGCTCTGTGGTTTCAATGGTGAATGTTCCCGAAGATGGATTGGGATAAATATTAATATTATTTGTATTTGTAGATTCAACAATACCAACTAGTGGGTCGACTACACAAATTGTAAAATTTCCTTCGTTTGTAACGGATGTACCATAACTAAATACTCTAATCAAATATGGAGTTAAGGCAACTGGTGTAAATGTTATTTGGTCATCTATCCAGCCTATATTACAACCACAATATTGTTGCGTAAATGTTGGTGTTGCTGGAACGCAATCATAAGTGTAAATAAAAACATCAGGATCAAAGCCTGAAGAATTTGATGTCGGATGAACCGTAATTGTAAGAGGATTGCTATTGCTCGGAGTTATTGAAAACCAAACATCATCTTGCCAGCGTGTGGACGCATATTGCGCAGTGCAGTTTCTCGGCTGCCGCCTTTGCTTCTTCTTTTTTGCCGAGCTTGTAAAGCACAGCAGCATAGGTGTCATAGTTGAAATACTCGGGATGCAGTTCCACCGAATGTTTTATCCACTCCTCCGCTTTAGCAAGCAGAATTTTGTCGCTCACATGCTCACTGAAATTCCACGCTACGTTATTCAGCAGTCCGTAATCTTCTTTCGCGTATTTATCAATGTAAACGACTGCCCTTTTCGCATAGCTCGTCCAGTCTTTTGTTGCCGCATAAAATCCCATGTCCGCCCTTGAAACAATTTTCTCCGATGACGGAAGGTTCATTTTCACTATCTGCTCTTTCATTTTTTTGTATCCTTCAATATCTGGCTCTTTCTTGTAGAGGAAGCTGAACAAGGAGTAAATACATACCTGCTCTATCTTCATGTTTACAGAATCCGCGGTGTATAGTTTTTCAAAGTCGGTTTGATGGGCAATGAGATATTGAAATTCTTTAGAATCCGTTTCGCTTGTAAAACACATGAGCATAGTCCAGTTCTGCCTGTTGGTGAGTTCTTCTTCCTTCTGTGTGCTGAAATATTTTGCCAGTTCCTCTTTAACGGGCATACAGGCCATGGAAAGCATGGTTATGTATTGAATCATATCCGCAGAAGAAGTATTGCCCGAATCATATTTTTTCTTGCAAGACGTGAATTGCTTTTCGGGATTCATGGCATCAGCGCCAAGTTGCACAAAGCCCTTTGCAGACATGGAACTGCTCACTCTGTGAACCAGTTCTCCATTTCCGTCAATGAAAAGAAAAGTGGGGTAACAGCCGACTTCGTATTTTTTCGCCAGCTCGATTCCCTCTCCTTTCTCCATGTCAAATTCCGCATTGATGAAATTTTTATTATAAAACTCGGCAACGGTATCATTCGGAAAAACATTCTTTACCATCTGCTTGCATGGACCGCACCAGCTGGTGAATGCGTCCACCATGACGAGCTTATTTTCTTTTTTTGCTTTGGCAAGGATTTCCGCGAAAGTTCCTGTTTCAAAACGTATGCCCTTGGGTTCTTCTTTTGCTTGGGCGCTGACAGAAAAAGAAATGAATGTGAAGAATATGAGA harbors:
- a CDS encoding T9SS type A sorting domain-containing protein; the protein is MKTFYKFLLISSFLFPYPSFTQGTWTQKSDFGGTRQSAIAFSIGNKGYIGTGYDGGYTGDFWEWDQITNVWTQQANFSGTARTQATGFSIGTKGYIGTGNDGILKQDFWEYDPATNLWTQKNSFPGGARRDAVGFSIGTKGYIGAGYDGAYLLDFWEYDPVSDAWTPKAGFTGTARHAAVGFSIGTKGYVGTGGGAAPTNDFWEWDQSNNTWTQKASLGGTARFRAMGFSIGAKGYIGLGSDGNNASYKDFWEWNQAGNAWTQKTNFVGTARSGAVSFSIGNKGFAGTGYDSTGNFKKDFWEYDPAGIGINELNNQINISVRPNPSTGKFILDSEITKGDISIYHITGEKILSQKTQNGKSEIDLSAQPDGIYFLQLKTEQGSAVEKIVIDK
- a CDS encoding T9SS type A sorting domain-containing protein — translated: MIRVFSYGTSVTNEGNFTICVVDPLVGIVESTNTNNINIYPNPSSGTFTIETTEQESELIILNTLGEIILSQKIQNGKTEIDLSNQPNGIYFLHLTSENGTTTKKLSIQK
- a CDS encoding thioredoxin fold domain-containing protein; this translates as MKIYLLLIFFTFISFSVSAQAKEEPKGIRFETGTFAEILAKAKKENKLVMVDAFTSWCGPCKQMVKNVFPNDTVAEFYNKNFINAEFDMEKGEGIELAKKYEVGCYPTFLFIDGNGELVHRVSSSMSAKGFVQLGADAMNPEKQFTSCKKKYDSGNTSSADMIQYITMLSMACMPVKEELAKYFSTQKEEELTNRQNWTMLMCFTSETDSKEFQYLIAHQTDFEKLYTADSVNMKIEQVCIYSLFSFLYKKEPDIEGYKKMKEQIVKMNLPSSEKIVSRADMGFYAATKDWTSYAKRAVVYIDKYAKEDYGLLNNVAWNFSEHVSDKILLAKAEEWIKHSVELHPEYFNYDTYAAVLYKLGKKEEAKAAAEKLHCAICVHTLAR